The genomic window GGACTGGGAGCGGGTTTTCCAGCTTCCCCCACGGAGGGCCTGCGGCCTGGGCTGGGTTTGTTTGTGCCTGTTGGATCCTCAGGCTCAGCGCAGGGCTGGAAACCTTtacatttctctccaggctcgcACCCGCCGGGCGCTGGGAGAGGCTAGGGGGCTCAGGGTGGGGAGCTCCCAGGCGAGGAGGTCCTCGCCCGCTTAGAGCTGGGGAAGAGCTTGCTGGGATGTACCTGGGTGACGGGTTGTCCTTGGATGCCGAGATGCCCGGGGTGGGGAGCAGTGTGCGTAACACCGGTGGGGATGGGGGTGCAGGGCCCCGGATGCCACGCCGAAGTCTTGGACTGGATTCTAGGCAGTGGGAACCACTGCCCAAAGGGTCCTGGGCAGGGAAAGGCTGCGCTCAGATTGCGTGGAACAGATGGGGACGAAGAGAGAGGGACTGGGGCAGCGCCCAGGGGAGAGACAGTGGCTGCGGCCCAAGCTCAGGCAGGGactggtggtgggggggagggagggtgctGGAGAGGAGGGAGGCAGAAGTGATGGGGAGGCTTAGCCTTCCCCTCCGTGAAATGGGTGTGATCTGCACCAGGGCCGGGACCTGGTCTTCTGTTCTCAGCCCCTCCTTCTGGCCCTGGCCTGCAGTGCAGCAGGGATCTGGGGCCCGAAAGCCCTGCCTGGTGTGTGCCCCCGTGGGCGGGCCTGGAGCCGCGGGCAGCAGGGCTGAGCCTGGAGGGAAGTGGCACTGCCTCCTCCCCACTGGGTCTTCCGGGGGAGGGGAGATTGCCACTTGGCCACCCGCCTGCACCTCCTTACGGGAAGAGGGTGGAGGTTGGCAGCAGGCTGGAAGGCGGGGCCAGGCAACGGCTCCCTTTGGTGCAGCCGGCACCTTGTGCCTAGGGCCTCCAGCCTTTCAGGGCCCACAGAAATGTTgcaatatcttttaaaatgagaagaaaaagagaaatgaagctTAGTTTGGATTATATGCTTTTTTATACCAATGTactgaaaatactaaaaaaaattttttttttcttaaatggagAATGGAGTCCATAAGGCAAAAGTACCAGGACCCAGAAAAGTTGAACTTGGGCTCCCGCTGGTCCCCAAGGAGGCGCCAAGCTCCCGTGCCCAGGAAGTAGTCGTGTGCCCAGGAGGATGGGCTTGGGCAGCTGCGGCTGCTGCGGGCCCCGGGGCACTGCCAAGCCGGGTCGCCGGAGGGTCCGGGCGTAGTAAGGCCGTGGCCCAGGCCCGGCAGGTGGCGGCGAACGCAGCCTGCGCTCAGGGGCGCCAGGCCTCTGCGTGCGCACCCTCGCCTGCTCCACGACGCTGTGCCCACTTTACGGATGAGGAAAAGGAGGCCGAGCCGCGACTGGAAGTCACGCCGCAGAGCACAGCGCTGCCTCCGCGCCCTGGGGAGGAACCCGGGCGCTGTTTGGAGAGGGGAGGACAGAGctgcttgcaggggggcctctggGCTTCGGCGTCGGGCGGGGTGGCTCCCTTCTCTGAAcctcggttcctggtgccccaCGTCACAGCGCGCGCAGCCTGCGGGCGCGCGGCGGGCTCGGGTGGACCGCGCGCAGGAGGGGCCGCGCAGGGCGCCCCTGGGGACGAGCTGCCCCGCCCGCGGGGAGGCGGCGGGCGGCGCCCGGGCTCCGGGCCaggcgggcggggccgggcggggcctcgcggcggggcggggtgggcggCGGGGACAGTGGCCTCCGTCTCTTGCTGCGCAGCGCCTGTCCCGCCGCGCCCTGGTCCCTGGTGAGTGGGGCCTGGCCCCGAGGACGCGGCCGGGAGGAGAGCCCGGCGCGGTGGGACGTCCGACAGCTCCCGCCCCGCGTTGCGCGGccggaggggaaactgaggccagaagCGGCAAGCCGGAGCCTCGGGGCGGGGATTGGCCGCGGCCGCCGCCGGGCAGCGCTTGGGGTTCGGctgcgggggcggcgggcggtCCCCGCCGGGCCTCAGGGTCCAGGTGGCTGCGCCGCCGGGTTCCGGCCAGTGGCGGGCGGCGGCAGAGGGTCCCGGGcaagccccgccccccgccccgcccccagcccgtgGGCTCAGGTCACGCACCAACTTGCCGCCGCGCGGCGGGGCGAGCCCCGCGCCCATTCCGCGGATGGGCCAGGCGAGGCGGGAAGGGAGCTGCGCGGAAGTCACTTTGGGGTCACGAAAGTCAGGCGGACCCGGGCTCCAGCTCCTCCAGCCGCCGCCACGCCGCAGGGGAGGGGAGCGAGACCCGATCGAGGAAGTTACTGGCCCGCGCCCCGCCAGGCCGTGTAACCGGGTCCTCAGCTGCCCGGGTCCAGCCTGAAGTGAGCCGAGCCCCCCGGGGCCTGCCTGGCCCGCGCTCCTGGTGCAGAGGAGCCCGGAACCCCAGTGGGGCCTCCAGCTGTGGCCAAACTGCCAAGAGTGCTGGAGTCACCTCCGCAGATGCCCGTGGCGCTGGCTTGGTGTGCCGTTTTGGAAGAGCTGGAGCGGGCTCAGAACTGCTCTGCCTTGCATGCCAGGGCAAGGAGTTACCTGGTACTGTGCCAGGTGCTCTTGGATGGATGACAGGAGAGATGGGCTTGGGCCTCCCCTAGGGACAAGTGACCGGGTAGTTCCAAAGGGTCCTTGGCAAGGAGAGGATATCAGGGGAGGTCACGTGCAGGAAGCACCTGCCCAGGGCACCTGGCACACAACAGGCCATCAGCTAAAAGGCAGGGCCTGCGGGGTGTGGGCAGAGGCCCAGGTGATTGGAgcccacgggggggggggggcccttcgtcccccaggccccctccacccccagggcagcaggaagcagctTTCTGTTTCTGGAAGCTCGTGGAAGCAATAGTGCTGAGGATACACTGAGAGGGAGGCAAGCAAGCCTCTTAGAATCCCAGCTCCCCTGGGGAAGCTTTGAAGTGGGGGAAACCGAGGCTGGCTCAGGAGCCTCTGTCCAGGGTCCCACAGCTGCAGTGAGGAGCCAGGGTTTGGCCTGGGTGAGTTCGGTTTCAAAGCCTTGCTGCCCCGCACTGTGACGGAGCCCCTTTCTCCCCCGGTGTTCTGCTCGAGTGTGTGCTGCGCGGTAGTGCGTGGGGTTGCCTGCCTGTGTGGTGTGCGGGTGTGTCTGTGTGGCATGTGATGTGTCGCCTTTGTCCATGGTTCACGTGTGTGTGATGCCTGTGCGTGGTGTGTATGCACGTGGGTGTGTTGTAGTGCGTGTGCCAGGTGTGTGGTGGGTGTGCACGTGGGTGTGCGCCAGGTGTGTGGTGTTGCACACTGACAGGACAGCAGCCGCAGGCGCCCCCAGAGACTGTTGCCCGTGGGCTGACGGCGGGGAGCCGCTGCTTCCGCCTCCTCTTTGCTTTCTCGTTGTTTTAGCTGCAGGCCTCGGTTTCTCTTATTTGTATTTCCACTCACTGACTTTGATTGTGTAAGCAATACCTGGATGCCCGCTCTTTGCTTAAAAAGAAAGCAGTCTTTTGAGGTACAGCAAATCCCCGCAGCTGCCTGTGAGTTGGGGAACCCCCTGACCTCTTCCTGCCTGCTGCCCCACTGGTTACCTTCACAGCGAAAAGACCCACCAAGGGTACAATGAAGCCTAGCGGTGGGTCATTTACAAAGCAGAGAGAGACTTACAGCAGGTCAGCGGGGCGGCGCGGCGTGAAGCCAACATAAGGGCTCTGGGCAGCTGGTCCCGCCTGGAAAGGACAAAACTCGGCTCTGTTTCGCGGCAGCAGTTTCTGTTGCCTTCTACAGGGAGCCCTCGGGGAATGGAGGGTGCCTTGAGACCCTCTCCacgtcacagaaggacacacagaggCCCAGGGGATGAGACGTCAGGGCGCAGGTCCTGGAACCAGCCACCCTGAGAGGTCTGGGGGCCGTGAGGTCTGGgggccaccccccccccaccgggCCAGGGAGCTCTGCTTGTGGCCCTGGGGGAATCTTCTGGCCTTGGGCAGAGGGTGCTGAGGCTGGGCTGGAGTAGCCTGCACACTTTAGGGTGCAGGAGGAGGCTGAGAGAGGCCGCGTCCTTGTCACACGCCCGCCATCCTCTTGAAGCTGGGGGAGGGGTGTTGAGGGCCTCAGAGTCACACATCCAGAAAGTGAGAAGAGTCACAAGTGCAGGGTGGGGGACTAATGGGGAGAAGCACCCCGAGAAGAGAAGCCGCCAGAGGGGGCGACCGGGAGGGTGAGCACACCGGGCCCGTGGCCCGGGTCCCCCAAGCTCGCGGCGCAGAGGCCTGTGGGTAGGCAGCGTCAGGCAAGGCCCAGCACTGCTTCCCAGCCTGCGGCTCGAGCTCTCGGCACCTGCAGGATGCTTCCTCGAGCTTGGACCAGGGTACGCGTTTTGGACAAGAGCGCCCCAGAACTGGGTGTGCATCTCCGTGACCCGGGTCGGGGGGTTCCTGGTGCCAGTCTCCCTTATCCGGGTGGTGCTCGCTTTGACCCCTTGTGAAGGACACCTCTGGGCCTCGGGCGTGAAAGGGGGGCATCACAACTAGTCTGGGGCGTCCGTGGACTGCCCCTGGACAAGGAGACCTGCGGTCTGGCCTGCCCCCGCCCCTCGGCCTCTGAACCTCTGTCCTGTGCATCTGTGAAGCTCAGCATGGGGTGAAGCCCCCCGCCGCCCAGCCGGGGTCCGCTTCGGGGAGGCCCGGCACCCTGACCGTTTCCGGAGGCTTCTCCGTGTGCTGTCCCTTAGCCATGGGTCCAGCTTGTCGGCCACCAGGCCCTGTTGCACAGATGAGGAGCAAGGCCGAGCGGACCCGGGACTGCCGGGGGGCTACAGAGTGGCGAGGCCGGCGGGGGCCCCGGCTGCTCTCCACTTGGCGCAGCACGGCGCTGGCGCTCAGCTGCGCCCTTCCGGGCCCTGGAGATGGCCCTGCGTGTTGTGGAGGTCAGACCCACGAGCACCACGTGCAGCTGGAAGCCAGCGGCCCGGCAGGGGGAGGCCCGAGCAGCGCTGCCAGGCCCGGGCTGGGCCCGCGACGGCTCTTCCTCTTAAGCTGTGCAGCTGCCTGGAGGTGGCTGTCCCCATTCAAGGCGCAGGAAGACCGAGGCTCAGAAGGGTGGCATCAGGGCGGTCAATGGCAGAGCAGAGTCCGCTGGGTGCCCCCCACGCtctgcttcttttaaaataatgctcCTTGTAGACGTTTTGGAAGATAAGATAATCTCATGCTGAGTGTGAGCTTTGGAATCACAAAGAGCCGGCTACCCTTGGCAACCGCCTCCTCGCCTGCGCCTCGGGGTCTTCCTTGGCAGGGGGCTACGATGGTGCAGTTCCCGCAGTGTGAGGAGGAAAGGACAGTGTCCAGGTTGGGGCTCAGCCCGGCCTGGCATGCAGCCGCTCCCCAGGAACCTCGACCCCATCTCCATACATTCCTTCCAAGATTTCAAGTGCATacctgtcttctctttcttttctttctaaaattggGGTCCTTCTGTGGTTGGCTTTATATTCTGCCTTATTCACTGAATGTTAGGTTGAGGATCAGTTTCCCTCATGAGAGTCCTCTAAGGCCTGATGGGGCCCCTGAGGTTGGGGGTCTCTGAGGTCATTTTTAGCCCCCCTCTGTTGGGCACTGAAGTTGCTCCTGCGTTTAGCTGCTGTGGCCTCTTTCCATAGCCTCAGGCCAGCAGCCGCCCCTTCTCCCCAGGTGCAGCCCTTGGCCCTGAATTTTCAATGGCTCCTCACGGCCTCCAGACTGAGCCCAGGCCCTGCTGCCTCTGAATCCCACCCCGGCCGGAGCCCCCTGCAGCCCACCTGGCTGCCCCTGAGCCGGGCCGTGCCCTCCGCTCCAGCGGGGCCCTGCCCTGCATTCACCGTGGGGAAAGCGCTCACTGTCCTTCCGGCAccgccccctccccatccctggtTAGAGGCCCCCCTTTTTGAGGTCTGAGTTCCCCCAGGACCACCCCCCCTTTGACCTCTGGGACAGAATCCAGTTGTGCGGCTTCTTGTCTCCTGCGTGCAGACACCCTGATTCTCCAGCTAGAACCACTGAGtggagtgggagtgggagtgggagcTCAGCGCCCTCCTTCTAGGACGGGGAAACAGACTCAGCAGGTTTCCCCAGAGCCGGCCCAGCCCGGGCTCCTCTCTGGACTCGCGGCCCCGTGAGCTCCTCAGGTTGCAGGTGCCTCAGGTGGTGCGGGCGCCTAGTAGGTCTGCAGCACACACCGAGGCTTGGTACTCTGTGACCGCAGGGCTGCCGGGAAGGGGGGCACTGATGACTGGGTCCCCACTGCTCTGCCACTGGGGCTGGAGCCTTGGGCCCCAGCGGAGGGTCACTTGACTCTGGAGGGCTGGGGGGGAGGTCAGTTCTCTGCTCTGGCCCTGGGGGGTGGCAGTGTCCAGGCCTGAGACGAGGGACTTCCCTTGCTCCCAACCCTGCTGAGGGGACCCAGGGAGAAGGGCAGGGACCTCGCCAGCCCTGGTCTCTTGATACTCCAGGGCCCAGGACATCAGGGTAGGAGCGGGTTGGAGTCCCGGGCAGACCCTGGCCCTTggttgctgtgtgaccctgggtaTGCCACTCTCCCTCTCTGATTCACAGGGCAGGGGTAGTGATTTTAGGGTGAGCCTGTGGGACAGTGGTGAAACACCCATGTTCAGAGACTCCCACAGGCTGTCTGCTGGGGTTAGGCCCAAGGTAGGCCATGTGACATCCTGTTctacagagggggaaactgaggcccaggggagagaaataatttgcCCAAAATCACAGGAAGTCAGTGGGCAGCAGGGATTTTAACCGAGGTCTGTCTGACACGAGTCActgaatgatgaatgaatgagtgaatgaatggatggatggatgaatgaatgaatggagtcCTAGAATGTGAGTGTGTCGTGTGGCCTACGGCAGGCCCAGCTGAGCCCGAGGGCTGGCACTCGGCCTGGGGAGGAAGGCCTGGAAGCCTTGGCAGACGGGGACCCGGCCTGGCCTAGAGGAGGCGACAGGGGAGGGACCCAATTGCGCAGAGGCCCAAGGTCAAGGGTGAGGGTGAAAGAGCCCAAGACCCTCCCAGGTGGGGCGGGAGCTGAGCTGGAGCCCGACTGTGGGGAGAGGGCACCCAGAGGctcctgctggctgggggctggagtTCGGACAGAAGTGGTCACTTCTGCCCCGGGGTCAGGCTGGCAGGCCCGGATTGTGaccccgccccctgcccgccctccccccactgtctgcgCCTCCCCGCGGATGGGGTTCTCCGGCCCTGGGGGAAACGGGGCACCCACAGCCCCCTCCAGGACTTGCGGGGGTGCCCGAGGAGGCCTGGGGAAACGCTGGCCGGGCCTCCCCAGCTCACCCGggcctgccttctcttccagagCTTCCCGGAACAGCAGCGCAGCAGCGATGGCCCCGCCCTGGGTGCCCGCCGTGGGCTTCACGCTGCTGCCCAACCTGGGGGGTTTCCTGGCCTCCCACTACGTCCGTGGAGAGGGCCTCCGCTGGTACGCCAGCCTGCAGAAGCCGGCCTGGCACCCGCCCCGCTGGGTGCTGGGCCCCGTCTGGGGCACGCTCTACTCGGCCATGGGGTAGGTGCTCCCgcggggcgggccgggccgggcgccTGCTGCCAGCCTTGCAGGGTGAGCCGGGCGGAGGCTGCTCGCTTGCCCAACAGAGCTTTCTCCTGCCGCCttccgggcgggcgggcggcggggggccGCCCTGGCATCCTGGAGGTGTCCACAGCCTCGGGGGTCGGCGCAGCGGGGGCCAGCGCAGGGGCGCGCCCAGCGATGATTCAGCCAGCATGGTGCTGCTTTGGGGGCATCCCGGCTTCTgcgtttctaggttcttggcttcctcgtgagaaagaattcagagaggTGCCAGCCTAACGAGGCCAGGAAAAGGGTTGATTGAGAAACGAGAGGAAGAGGTAGTACACCCCGAGACGGGTGCGGGCGTGCTGCAGGGCGAGCAATGTGGGCCGGGCTGGGTCTTGGCAGggcctttccttcccttccccatgTCAAGGAGGgaccccagctgtctgctgtcctgattggttgtctttctttttattttttttattttttaaagatttatttctccccctccccccacccccgttgtctgctctctctgtccatttgctgtgtgttcttccgtgcctgcttgtattctcatcaggcggcactggatctgtgtctctttttgtcgtgtcatcttgctgcagcagctctccatgtgtgcggcaccactcctgggtcgGCTGTGGTTTCACtctggggggctctccttgtgcaggggccactccttgcacaggggcacccttatgtaggggacacccctgcgcgggccaacactccttgtgcgcatcagcactgcgcgtgggctggctcgccacacaggccaggagaccctgggtttgaaccctagacctcccatgtggtaggtggatgccctatcagttgagccacattcgcttcccatgATTGGTTGTCTTCCTGCCGTCCCCTGCCAGCTTTCAGGGAACGAGGCCAAAGGAACGTGCGTTAGGTTTCCGGGCCCACCTCCTCCTTGCATAAGCCCGGGTCAGGTGGGGAGTAGGACCGGGGCTGTGCAGGAGGCAGGACAGCTCGGTGTgaaggctcagggctcagctcgTTCTGCCTGGCGTGGCATCCGCCCATGCTCAGGGGCACCGTCAAGGCTGCTGGGCTCTCCATCAGAGTGGAGGCAGCAGGGTTCCTGCTGTAGGGTCTCGGAATTTTGGGGTCCATTGCACATTCAGCCTCTGACCAGGTCCAAAAGGCCCAGGCTCCTCTGCCACCTCCCGGGCTAGCTTCAGTTCCGGTCAGCTCACCTGAGGGCATTTCCGGGGAGAAGAATGGCTTCTTGAGGGCTTACCCAGTGTGCTACCCCCTCCATGGCTCTGATAACAGtggcaaatatttattgtatcCTGAGCACTGCCAGTGTGCTAgctttaatcctcacagcaaccctgtGAGAGATGAAGGCCCAGAGAAGTTAGGCAACTCATCTGGGGTCACACAGCAGCCATGGCAGGGCAGGACTTCTGCCTTTGCGGCTGCACCATGGGCTTCCCATGGGCAGGGGTGTGCCTGAGCCATCGCTGTGGCCTTAGAGTGTCCCTGGCTCCCTGCCCGCGGTACCCTGATGGTGGCCTGTGTTTCAGGTATGGCTCCTACATGATCTGGAAAGAGCTGGGGGGCTTCTCGGAGGAGGCTGTGGTCCCCTTGGGCCTCTATGCTGGGCAGCTGGCCCTCAACTGGGCATGGCCCCCCATCTTCTTCGGTGCCCACCAAATGGGCTGGGTAAGTGTGGTGGTGGTCCCTGGCGATGGGTGGTGGAGGGGCCTCCCTGGGGGTCACGGGGACGTCACATCCCAGGAGGATGGGGGTCCGAAGGCCGGCGGCGGGGGCAGGCAAACGGCTCGCGGCCAGTTCTCTTTAGACGCCCCTGCGCCCAGTGCCTCCCTCCGCTGCTCCGCCTCCAGCCCAGGAGCTGTCGGGGGACCTCCCGCGGGCTCACTGGCTTGCGTTTAGGGGCCTTCGAGCCGGAAATCGACGTTACACTGGGTGCTGTGTGGTGAGACACGAGGCCAGCAGGCCGGGCGCAGGCCCCTGGCCCGTCCACCCGAGTCCATGCCCCGGGCGGTGGGAGCCTGCttgccatccccacccctggggaCAGCGCGGACGGCTTACAGCGGGCTTCTCACGGTCGCCTCACTGCACCTCTGGGAGATAAGGGCAGGCCTCTCTGCCGAGGGGTCGGGGTGCCAAGCCCTCGCAGTAGCTGCTGCACCCCCGAGCACCGGCACCGTCACCTCCACCCCCCCACAGTGTCTGTCAGGTGGGATGATGGCTCCCAtcctacagatgaggaaactgaggctgaggcAGGGCAGGGGCTTGGCTGGGCCCCTCGGGGAAGGCCTGCGATGAGCGAGGCTGATCCGGCGCCCCGTCCAGTCCAGCCCAAGGGTGGAGGCTCGGACACACTGGCACGCGCACACACTGGCGGGGTACCTCAGCCTGTCGCCCTGCGCCATGTCTTCACAGGCCCTGACGGACCTCCTGCTGACGGGCGGGGTGGCCACAGCAACGGCCGTGGCCTGGCACCGGGTGAGCCCGCCGGCCGCCCACCTGCTCTACCCGTACCTGGTCTGGCTAGCCTTCGTCGCCACGCTCAACTACTGCGTGTGGCGGGACAACCGCGGCTGGCGTGGGGGCCGGCGCTCCCCAGAGTGAGGGTGCCGCCTGCTGGCCGCTGCCCGCTGGCCACCAAGAGCCGCTGGCGGTGGCCGCCGGGGCTGCCGCTCCATCTGGACCTCAGCCGGGCATCACTGGCAGCCCGTGTTTGGGCTGAGCCCCCACCCAGAAGCCTCCAAAGCAGCGTCCTGCGCCTTCTGCCCTGCTGAAGGCACGCTTGTCAAATGTGGCGTTTTACCAGCCAAATAAAGTTTTTACCTCCTGTGTGGTGGCCTTGCTGCTTGGCAGCCACCTGGCCACGGGCGCGCCTCCTGCTGCTGGTGCTGGGCCAGGTCGCCCTGGCTGGCAGTCAGGGACACTGGACCCTGGCCAGCACTTCCCCCCGCTCCTTGGGGCCCTCAAGaccctgggagaggggaggggccgCCCAGGTGTCGCAGCGGGAAACTGGCCACCTTGGGAGCAGCCTGTTTGGCTCCAGAGCCTGCAGGGCTCGTGCAGCTGCCCAGCGGGCCCCCTGGTGTCCCAGCTGCTCCCACAGTGTCCACGCCGCCGGCCGAGCTCCTGAAGGGTGCGGGGGCACAGCCTGGCTGGCTCAACACTCACCTCCCCGCTGGCTCGCAGCAGGACCCTCAGCTGGTTTGGCCCAGGACAAGGGTGGGGCCGCTGATTCATCTGCCCCGCAGGCGCCTGGTCCCGCTGGGGACAGCCCCTCGGCCACCCTCTCGGCGGGAAGGGGTGTCGGAAGGCAGCACTGGGCAGGCCCATGACCGGGCTCTGTGGACGGCGCAGACCCACCCGGCCCGGAGGTGTCCCTGGCTCCATCCGGGTGACCCCCGGCCTCTTGCAGTGTTTGGAGGAACGAGGCACAGGCAAAGCGCCCGGCCCACGGCAGGGCCCTGGGTGGGGACAGACTCCTCTTTCCTGTCACCGAACGTGTCCCGGGCAGACTTTGCAAAGCCCCTTGTGGGGCCAGGCCTGCGCTGCCCTCCCTGCAGCCGGGCCCTGGGTGTTGGGTTTTCGGTCCTTGCTAGAAACTCATTCAGGTAGCGACGTTTTCGTATTTGGAGGTTTTGGAGTCCTCGGGCAGGCCGTGaatttcccacccccccccctttctccCTGTCCTTTGGAAATGACCTGACATGACACGATTCCCCGGAGGGAGGGGCTGCTGACCACGAcctcccactcaccccactcGCGGTGGAGGCGGGTGCTCAGCCGTGCTGGAGCCCCAGGGCGGGGCACTCTCCACTCCCTCCTCTGCGCATTGCTCCAGTTCCCCGGGGCGGGCAGCTGAATCTCCCGGGCCGGGCCGTGCCCCGGGTGCTTGACCAGCACTGATGGCATCACGCTCACAGGCTAGGACAGCTCCTGCTCCCTCCCAAAGGCCCCGAGAGCATGCACGGGTCTGACTCCCGCGGCACCCCCGGTGTGGTCTGGGGACCGGGTAATAGCCCTGGACCCTTAAGGCCTTGGACCAATAGCCCAGTGGCATCTGCCCTGTGGTCCCCGCGGAGCCGTCCCCAGGAGCTGTGTGCAGTCCGGCCACAAGGCAGGGTCCTTCTGTCATTTACTGACCCCTAGAGGCACTGTGCGGGGCCACCgttccccccacccctggccacacGTGTCAAGCACTGCCTGGCCGTGTGCCCACATTGCCCGCCAGCTCCAGGCGAGGCCCGCGGGTGGGATTAGGCTGTCACCCCTGCCCCACTCGGAGGCAAACAGCCACAGAATCCCTTGGCCCTTGGCCCTCGGCA from Dasypus novemcinctus isolate mDasNov1 chromosome 12, mDasNov1.1.hap2, whole genome shotgun sequence includes these protein-coding regions:
- the TSPO gene encoding translocator protein produces the protein MAPPWVPAVGFTLLPNLGGFLASHYVRGEGLRWYASLQKPAWHPPRWVLGPVWGTLYSAMGYGSYMIWKELGGFSEEAVVPLGLYAGQLALNWAWPPIFFGAHQMGWALTDLLLTGGVATATAVAWHRVSPPAAHLLYPYLVWLAFVATLNYCVWRDNRGWRGGRRSPE